A genomic window from Clostridia bacterium includes:
- a CDS encoding arginine--tRNA ligase has protein sequence MNAISKAEAQAVSLINSAAALAFPEAPELPAFSVEKPANAAFGDLSVNAAMVWARALHASPRDIAAKLIDKSDLSDTFFDTITVAGAGFINFTYSPAFFRAVLAEALTQGAGYGRSERMKGLKIMVEFVSANPTGPMHIGNARGGAAGDVLAELLSRCGAEVTREFYVNDSGNQIERFGLSLEARYLQHFGQDVPVPEDGYHGDDITARAGEYIALHGDDVLTAEPQLRRDALVAYALEKNIDLIRETLHGYRIDYDVWFRESSLYRDKITDKVISILTENGLTYEKDGALWYAASRHSPEECPEDKRLKDEVLIRTNGNCTYFAADAAYHYNKFALRGFDKVINVWGADHHGHIARLKYILDDLGLNGSENLEVVLIQLVRLMQDGKPVKMSKRTGKAISLSDLLEETSVDAARFFFNMKTPATGMDFDLDLAIEQSAQNPIFYVQYAHARICSLLATLAGDGYVLAEGEVPAADGLTSPEEKALLMLLAEFPTVIFDGAESRDPSGVTHYATQLASAFHSFYNAHRIRSGEKELILPRLALVTAVRQVLANALDILKVDAPEKM, from the coding sequence ATGAACGCAATTTCAAAAGCTGAAGCGCAGGCGGTATCGCTTATAAACTCCGCGGCGGCGCTGGCGTTCCCGGAAGCGCCGGAGCTGCCGGCGTTCTCCGTCGAGAAGCCCGCCAACGCCGCGTTCGGCGACCTCTCGGTCAACGCCGCGATGGTGTGGGCGAGGGCGCTGCACGCGTCTCCCCGCGACATAGCCGCGAAGCTGATAGATAAGTCCGATTTATCGGACACGTTTTTTGATACCATAACGGTCGCCGGAGCCGGCTTCATAAACTTCACCTACTCGCCCGCGTTCTTCCGCGCGGTGCTCGCCGAGGCGCTCACGCAGGGCGCCGGCTACGGCAGGAGCGAGCGTATGAAGGGGCTGAAGATCATGGTGGAGTTCGTCTCCGCCAACCCGACCGGCCCGATGCACATCGGCAACGCCAGAGGCGGAGCCGCCGGCGACGTGCTCGCGGAGCTGCTTTCGCGCTGCGGCGCGGAGGTGACGCGCGAGTTTTACGTCAACGATTCGGGCAACCAGATCGAGCGCTTCGGGCTCTCGCTTGAGGCGCGCTACCTTCAGCATTTCGGGCAGGACGTTCCGGTGCCGGAGGACGGCTACCACGGCGACGACATCACCGCGCGCGCCGGGGAGTATATCGCGCTTCACGGCGACGACGTGCTGACCGCCGAGCCGCAGCTGCGCCGCGACGCGCTCGTCGCATACGCGCTCGAGAAGAACATCGACCTGATTCGCGAAACGCTCCACGGCTACCGCATCGACTACGACGTCTGGTTCCGCGAAAGCTCGCTCTACCGCGACAAAATAACCGACAAGGTCATCTCGATACTGACAGAAAATGGCCTGACTTACGAGAAGGACGGCGCTCTCTGGTACGCCGCCTCCCGCCATTCGCCCGAGGAGTGCCCGGAGGACAAGCGTCTGAAGGACGAGGTGCTCATCCGCACGAACGGCAACTGCACCTACTTCGCCGCCGACGCGGCCTACCACTACAACAAGTTCGCCCTGCGCGGCTTCGATAAGGTCATCAACGTCTGGGGCGCAGACCACCACGGCCACATCGCGCGTCTGAAATACATCCTCGACGACCTCGGCCTGAACGGCAGCGAAAACCTCGAAGTCGTGCTCATCCAGCTCGTCCGGCTGATGCAGGACGGCAAGCCGGTGAAAATGTCCAAGCGCACCGGCAAGGCGATATCGCTTTCCGACCTGCTCGAAGAGACCTCCGTCGACGCGGCGCGCTTCTTCTTCAATATGAAGACGCCGGCGACGGGCATGGATTTCGACCTCGACCTCGCGATCGAGCAGTCGGCGCAGAACCCGATATTCTACGTGCAGTACGCGCACGCGCGCATATGCAGTCTGCTCGCCACCCTCGCGGGCGACGGCTACGTCCTCGCGGAAGGCGAAGTCCCCGCGGCGGACGGACTGACCAGCCCGGAGGAAAAGGCGCTGCTGATGCTGCTCGCGGAGTTCCCGACCGTTATCTTCGACGGCGCGGAGAGCCGCGATCCGTCCGGCGTCACCCACTACGCGACGCAGCTCGCGTCCGCGTTCCACAGCTTCTACAACGCCCACCGCATCCGCAGCGGCGAGAAGGAGCTGATACTCCCGCGCCTCGCGCTCGTCACGGCGGTGCGGCAGGTGCTTGCCAACGCGCTCGACATCCTCAAGGTCGACGCGCCGGAGAAAATGTGA
- a CDS encoding DUF1934 domain-containing protein — MKNDYILTLTGAQNWDGDTDTTEMRTDCSLSAEDGGYVIRYEEIAPFGDKVTTEFSVRGDVVTMQRGADEAGKMVFEKGLRHTCWYSTPVGPFMVGICTQSVESELSGEGGFIDLGYTIDINSALRAQNRISIKLRKAARDNERNFKS, encoded by the coding sequence ATGAAAAACGATTACATACTCACCCTTACCGGCGCCCAGAACTGGGACGGCGACACGGATACGACGGAAATGCGTACCGACTGCTCGCTCTCGGCGGAGGACGGCGGCTACGTCATAAGATACGAGGAGATCGCGCCCTTCGGCGACAAGGTCACCACGGAGTTTTCCGTCCGCGGAGACGTCGTCACGATGCAGCGCGGCGCGGACGAGGCGGGCAAGATGGTCTTCGAGAAGGGCCTGCGCCACACATGCTGGTACTCCACGCCGGTCGGCCCGTTCATGGTCGGCATCTGCACGCAGTCCGTCGAGTCGGAGCTTTCCGGCGAAGGCGGCTTCATCGACCTCGGCTACACGATAGACATAAACTCCGCTCTGCGCGCGCAGAACAGGATAAGCATAAAGCTCAGAAAGGCAGCAAGAGATAATGAACGCAATTTCAAAAGCTGA